A portion of the Lolium rigidum isolate FL_2022 chromosome 1, APGP_CSIRO_Lrig_0.1, whole genome shotgun sequence genome contains these proteins:
- the LOC124664263 gene encoding uncharacterized protein LOC124664263 has translation MGLEVAEISELAALRPIQTTAVSAELAAAAGADDHDASTAAETGCVTSTVIRTRAMAGGAEDDVAADGIGCATPTASEPMAPPQRDGVLDDTTHVTPTTCRTTAEFDAGPAAGNAAAASFTTPTSDESALRPATVCPPAPRRLAPALKRKLAPLQQRLFYPVPLDLATVFKPAPTAPPAAKKMRAHAVESSLPLGT, from the coding sequence ATGGGCCTCGAGGTTGCAGAAATCTCTGAATTGGCGGCGCTCCGGCCGATCCAGACCACGGCCGTCAGCGCCGAGCTGGCCGCGGCAGCGGGAGCGGACGATCACGATGCTTCCACCGCTGCCGAGACAGGCTGCGTCACGTCGACGGTGATCCGCACACGAGCAATGGCAGGAGGAGCCGAGGACGATGTTGCCGCCGACGGCATTGGgtgcgctacgccgacggcgagcGAACCCATGGCACCGCCTCAGCGAGACGGCGTCCTCGACGACACCACGCACGTTACGCCGACAACGTGCCGAACCACCGCGGAATTCGACGCCGGCCCTGCTGCCGGCAACGCTGCCGCGGCGAGCTTCACCACGCCGACGTCGGACGAGAGCGCGCTGAGGCCGGCCACGGTGTGCCCGCCGGCGCCCCGGAGGCTGGCTCCGGCGTTGAAGAGGAAGCTGGCGCCGCTGCAGCAGCGGCTCTTCTACCCCGTGCCGCTCGACCTGGCCACCGTGTTCAAGCCAGCGCCGACGGCGCCGCCCGCTGCCAAGAAGATGCGGGCGCATGCTGTGGAATCGTCTCTGCCACTGGGCACGTAA